ACGCTACATTTTTCTCGTCAGGATTAACATCTGGGAGTCTATTATTCTTTCAGTCATTGGAATCTGCAATCTTATCTGGCACGCGGCGGAGGGACAGATTTACCTTTGGGCGGTCGCTCCGTCATTTTCCACGGTCATGTGGTCAATAACCGTCTTCAGCGTGTTGAACGCCGTCATCGGATCCCTCTTCCTTTCTTCGTCGCAAAAGGCAAGATATAATCTGAAATATTTTTCTCCTCTTCAGTTCAGAACGCTCGCTGCACTCGCAGAAGTTGTCATTTACGGCGAGCACGAGGTGATCTCGAGCGAGGACGTGGCGCATAATGTGGATTCTTATTTCAGCAGCTTCGAGGCGAAATCGAAGTGGACGATGGCGCTGGTGATCAGCGGACTATATTTCTACCCGATCCTGTCGCTTCTCCCGCCGCTTCCTTATATCGCTCCGGGAAGCAGACACGAGTTTTTGAAAAAACGATTTTACTGGGACGTCGAAAAGCGCTTGATACCTGGATGGTGGAGAACGCTTGCGCAGGGAATGATCAGGATCGCGAAACAAATGTGTTATATCGGATACTATAATGACAAACGGACATTCGCCTCCGTAGGTTACGTGCCGTTCTCGGAACGTAAGGACCATGACGAGAGGGTGAGCAAGTCGCCGAGACAGCCCGATCCGCCTTTGTATGTGAAAACCGAGAAGGATTTTCAGAAAGATTCCATAAGCGGCGACGTTGTCATCATCGGCTCCGGTGCAGGCGCTTCGATCCTCGCGAAAGGTGTCGTTGAAAGCGGCAGGAAAGTGGTTATGATAGAAAGGGGGAACCACGAACGGCCCGAGACATTTACCGAAAACGAGATGGACATGGTCTCGCGACTCTTCCAGGACGGCGCGATCCAGGCCGCGAGAGACTTCAGGTTCACAGTGTTCCAGGGAAGCTGCGTCGGCGGTTCGACGGTCGTCAATAACGCCGTGTGTTTCAAGATTCCGGAGCCGGTACTTGACAGATGGGTCGACCCGAAAGGGCTGAACACCGGCCTTGACAAACAAGGCGTCATGGATTCTATGGACACCGCCTGGAAAATAATCCATGCAAACCACATGGATGAAGACAAGGTGAGACTCAATCCCGGCGGTTACTTGTTCAAAAAAGGATGCATGAAACTTGGATACAATCTCGCACCGGACGTCACCGATTCCGTCAACGCGAATATTTCGGGATGCTACGGGTGCGGCTACTGCAATATCGGCTGTAATTATAATAAGAAACTCTCGATGCTCGTCACCGTTCTTCCCGATATACAGAAGAAATTCGGGAAAGAGAGCCTGGAGATCATAGCGGGCTGTGAAGCGATCAAATTGCAGAGAAGCGGGAACAAAATCTCCTACGTGGAGGGTCAGTTTAATGACGGGAGAAAATTGAAAGTCTACGGGAAAACCTTCGTCGTCGCGGCGGGAGCAATCTCCTCGAGCATCCTCCTCCTGAAATCGAAACTCGGAATAAAGAACGCAGGGATGAGACTGGCGTTCAATACCGGCTCCCAGCTAACTGCTGCGTTTCCGACCAAAATAGATTCTTACGACGGCCTGCAGATTTCTCATTACATGAAGATACTTCCCGATACGGGCTTTATCATGGAATCATGGTACAACCCGCCGATGTTCCAGTCGACTGCGATGCCCGGATGGTTCGAGGATCATTACAACAACATGAGACGATACGACAAGCTCGCATGCGTCGGTGTGCTGGTCGGGTCCGAATCGAACGCACGCGCGCGAGTTGCCGGACTTACGCACAGGGAGATCGATTACACACCGACTCCCGGCGATTTCCAGAAACTGTTGAAGGGACTCGAAGTGGCAGGCGACATCATGTTTGCTGCCGGCGCAGACTCAGTGATGCCGAATACTTTCAAGTACTACGAGTTCAAATCGACAAAAGAATCCAACAAGATGCACGAGTACATCAAAGACCCGACTGAGATCACTCTGGGCACGGGCCATCCGCAAGGCGGGAACGTCATTGCGAGCAGTGCCGAGACCGGAGTTGTGAATGCAGAGTTCAAGGTGTTCGGATACGATAACCTGTTCATAGCCGACGCGAGCGTATTTCCGACGAGCCTCGGCGTTAATCCACAGTTGACCGTGATGGGATTGGCGAACTATGCAGTGCAGTTCGTGAAAGAAAACAGGGGATAGAGCCCGCGCATTGCGGAAAGGCTTCCGCTTGCCGGGAAAAATGGCCCGCTGATTGCGCCGAGTCCTCCGCTGGCTGCGGAAAGTCTCCCGCTGGTTGTGAAAAGTCTCCCGCTGGTAGCGAAAAGTTGGTCGCTGGCTGCGCAGAATTGTCCGCTGGTCGGGAAAAACGGCCCGCTCGTTGTGCAAAGTTCTCCGCTGGCTGCGAAAAGTAGCTCGCTGACTGCGAAAAGTTGGTCGCTGGTTACGCCGAACTCCCCGCTGGTCGTGCCGAATCAATTGTTGGCTGCGAAAAGGCGTCTGGAGGTTGAGCAAGACTCTCCGCCGGGTCCGGAAAACTCTTTGTCTTGAAGGGAAAAGGCATTATTCGTTGAGAAGGGACATGTTTCGCTTGCGCCGTTGAGGTTGACTAAGCTGCGGCGATAATTTATATTTTCAGCGGAATGAATGTCATGCGGGTTCGCGGCAGGCTAATCAAAGTTAGGCAGCATTCCGATGGGAACAGGATAAAGTGACGATCAATAAGAAGCAGATTGCGGCTGTAATCGTTGTTTTGCTTTTGGCGGGTGTTGTTATGCTGAAGTGGAACACAATCCGATGGGCTTATTATGAAAGCCGACTTCTCCGGGCGAAAAGACGGCTCTTTGCACTCGAACAACAGGGAAAGGCCTACCGGCCTGCGCATGAGATTCTTTACGAGACCGAATGGATTTGTGATGCGACCCATGACTATCGACGCATGGGAGAACGCATAGAGGCATTGGAAGACGTTATGCAGGATACGGCCAATGCACAGGCGACGGATGAGCAATCTGAAATCGACGGCAGCTGGGGAAAGTGGTACACGGAATGGTTTTTCAAGTTAGATGCTTCTTATGACCAGATAATGGACCTTGCCCATCAAGGCCTGGTTCCGAAATATCCAGTGCATTTTCTGGATCGGATCAATTCGCCCGAGAAATTAACCTCGCATCTCAATCATTTGCTGATCTCGGATCTGAAGGCGGAGAGCGTAGACCATCGGCGGGAATTGAACGAGACAATTTCCGATCTGATGCGGCTGATCCTGCGCGATCGACCGAGGAATTACGCTTATGATCCGCGCCTCAAAGCAGCGCTGTTGGATTGGCTGCTCAACACTGCGCGCAATCCGGAAACCGGTTACTGGGGGGCATGGTATCGCACCCCAAACGATGCGAGGATTAAAAAGACCGATGACCTGAGCATCACCTTTCACATCGTCAGTTATCTCAAGGGAAACGTACCTGATTGGCAGAAGATCATTGCGACCACGCTGGCGATAAAAGATAAGAAGTATCCTCTCGGCTGGCTTGAAGGAAGCGGTTACTTGAATCATAACAACATGGATGTGGTTCAGATATTCAGTATGGGATGGAGCCAGGCTACATCGGATCAACGAGAAGCCATGCGAGTCGAAATTCGGAAGATGCTCCGCTGGTGCCTGAGCGAATCGCTGCAGCCGGACGGGTCATTCAAACTTCAGGACAGCGATGACTCGCGAGAAACAAGCGAGAGTTTCGGGGCCTCTTTCCTCGCGCGCCTGGGCTACTTCGACCGGTCGAAGCGATTCTGGACCGATGAGGACTTTCCCGAAGCCGCCAATGTTCGCACAAATATCATTCAGTTCATCCGCGCCCATATTCACTCAGGTGGTGAAGGCGGAGTTTATTACCGCAATGCACTTGAAGAGTTAGGCGCTCCCGCCGACATTAATTAATGTCGGCTTCCAAATAACTCGTCGAATAAGTTTCAAGATAAGAGAAACTGAAGTGGGCACGCAAAGCTTGACTATATGGTGGAGAGGAATTAGATTTTTGGCGAGATGAAATGGCGCGGGACAGGATGATGGCTGGAAGAGTGGAGTCAGTTCGTGATTATATAATCAAATTGGGTAGAATATCGGAAACATTTGACAAACAAATTTGTGAAAGTTCAGAAGATTGGCGTGAAAGGAATCAGTAATGACCCATGTTGGGATAAAGTTGTGCGCGGTGGGCGCGAACTCAGCGGTCGGGTTCGTAATGAGCTTGATCTAGTTATTGTGAGGAGGTACTGAATTATTTGATTACGTTACTAAATATTATTACGTCCATATTTACTATTGGGGCTTCTGGAATTGCTATTTATTTGTTTCTTTTCAAACAAAAACCAATCAAATCAATATTCAGGTTATTGGTTAGTTTTTCCTTTCAAATCACCCAACAAGAATTGAAAGATAAATTAGAACTTCTAAATGACCTGAACGCGAACGACGAAGAGCAGAAGAAGGAAGTAATCAATATTTTCAACGACGTCGAGGGTCAACTACGTGGTAACGGTATCTTACTGCAAAATTGCAAAGAAATATTGAAAAAGATTACTAGACTCAATAATAATACTGATGAATTAAACGAGCCCAAAAAGCGGAGCGTTATCAGCGAGTTGAGGGAGAATCTGCGTAATATTGAAATCAAAAGTTTCGAAGAAATCTATAAGAGGTAAGTATGAACAAAGTAGTTCAAGCTGTGAACTCGATGATTCTCAAATCGGACAGAATTACCCAAATAACGGATGGCATTATGGGTGAGTTATTTTTTCTGTATGATCAAAAATACAAGTGGTCGATACTCAAGAGCGGACTAGAATACTACTTGCATTTTTACAGAACAGATATGCCGATATCAGAATTAGCTCAAATCCAAGATTGGGACAGATTCACAAACATCTTCAGTACTTTCTCAACAAAAGAATTGAAAACTCGAGAGGCAAATGAATCATTTGCGGAATTATATCAGTTGTTAAGAAATAGAAGGCTAGATATGGATAAGGCGCTTGATGATATCATTGGTGATGAAAACGCATAGCTTGCATATGACTTCGCGTCAAGATGTTATTCGCCATTGAAGCAGGTTTACTATCCATACTTCACAAGGGAGGAAAACCGAATGAAAGTAAAAGTCTTGGTGCTTTGTTCTGTTAGTGTTCTTTTCTTTGCTGGTTGTGCTGCCACACGGTATGGGCCTGCGTCTGGGAGCGCCTTTGGCTACAGGGAATCCAAGATTCAGAGAGACGTGTATCTCTTTTAAGGGAAATGGCTATACCTCGCCCAAGCTGGTAATGTTGACTATGCTGCGGCGACAGACTATATTTTC
This sequence is a window from Candidatus Acidiferrales bacterium. Protein-coding genes within it:
- a CDS encoding GMC family oxidoreductase; amino-acid sequence: MLTIQEKRLISYLKTLLVIYLLALVFITMSVPGKFDINVPEAILILTGFAVLTLVDALMCWYAIADIRRYIFLVRINIWESIILSVIGICNLIWHAAEGQIYLWAVAPSFSTVMWSITVFSVLNAVIGSLFLSSSQKARYNLKYFSPLQFRTLAALAEVVIYGEHEVISSEDVAHNVDSYFSSFEAKSKWTMALVISGLYFYPILSLLPPLPYIAPGSRHEFLKKRFYWDVEKRLIPGWWRTLAQGMIRIAKQMCYIGYYNDKRTFASVGYVPFSERKDHDERVSKSPRQPDPPLYVKTEKDFQKDSISGDVVIIGSGAGASILAKGVVESGRKVVMIERGNHERPETFTENEMDMVSRLFQDGAIQAARDFRFTVFQGSCVGGSTVVNNAVCFKIPEPVLDRWVDPKGLNTGLDKQGVMDSMDTAWKIIHANHMDEDKVRLNPGGYLFKKGCMKLGYNLAPDVTDSVNANISGCYGCGYCNIGCNYNKKLSMLVTVLPDIQKKFGKESLEIIAGCEAIKLQRSGNKISYVEGQFNDGRKLKVYGKTFVVAAGAISSSILLLKSKLGIKNAGMRLAFNTGSQLTAAFPTKIDSYDGLQISHYMKILPDTGFIMESWYNPPMFQSTAMPGWFEDHYNNMRRYDKLACVGVLVGSESNARARVAGLTHREIDYTPTPGDFQKLLKGLEVAGDIMFAAGADSVMPNTFKYYEFKSTKESNKMHEYIKDPTEITLGTGHPQGGNVIASSAETGVVNAEFKVFGYDNLFIADASVFPTSLGVNPQLTVMGLANYAVQFVKENRG